A region of Mycteria americana isolate JAX WOST 10 ecotype Jacksonville Zoo and Gardens chromosome 11, USCA_MyAme_1.0, whole genome shotgun sequence DNA encodes the following proteins:
- the CHDH gene encoding choline dehydrogenase, mitochondrial, whose protein sequence is MSYLMKGVKCCSPVNQMHKVTGTLFKAHILKNILGINEQFKISRTSSQLSSEKANSYNYVIVGAGSAGCVLANRLTEDPLSTVLLLEAGPKDTLLGSKRLMWKIHMPAALTYNLCDEKYNWYYHTTSQKHMDNRIMYWPRGRVWGGSSSLNAMVYIRGHAEDYNRWSREGAIGWDYEHCLPYFKKAQTHELGPDQYRGGNGPLYVSRGKTNHPLHHAFLEATQQAGYPFTNDMNGYQQEGFGWMDMTVHQGQRWSTASAYLRPAISRPNLSVAEKTIVTKILFQGTKCIGVEYVKNGQRKKAFASKEVILSGGAINSPQLLMLSGIGNADDLKKLGIPVVCHLPGVGQNLQDHLEVYVQQKCTKPITLYNAQKPVNMVRIGLEWLWKFTGEGATAHLESGGFIRSEPGVPHPDIQFHFLPSQVIDHGRVASTMEAYQVHVGPMRSMSVGWLKLKSTDPNDHPIIEPNYMSTERDIWEFRQCVKLTREIFAQKAFEKFRGPEIQPGNHVQSDKEIDAFIRQKADSAYHPSCTCKMGQLSDSTAVVDPQTKVIGVENLRVVDASIMPSVVSGNLNAPTIMIAEKAADIIKGLPSLQEKNVPVYKPKTLETQR, encoded by the exons ATGTCATACTTAATGAAAGGAGTTAAATGCTGCAGTCCTGTGAATCAGATGCACAAAGTAACAGGCACTCTGTTTAAGGCACACATATTAAAGAACATACTGGGTATCAATGAACAATTCAAAATTTCACGTACATCATCTCAACTTAGTTCTGAAAAGGCAAACTCTTATAATTATGTCATTGTTGGAGCTGGATCAGCAGGGTGTGTATTAGCCAACAGGTTGACTGAAGACCCTCTCAGTACTGTACTACTTTTGGAAGCAGGCCCTAAAGATACCCTTCTAGGTAGTAAAAGACTGATGTGGAAAATTCATATGCCTGCTGCATTAACTTACAACCTCTGTGATGAGAAATATAACTGGTATTACCACACGACATCACAAAAGCATATGGATAACCGAATTATGTACTGGCCCCGTGGAAGAGTGTGGGGTGGCTCCTCCTCTCTCAATGCTATGGTATACATTCGTGGACATGCAGAAGATTATAATCggtggagcagggaaggggctATAGGATGGGACTATGAACATTGCTTGCCCTATTTTAAGAAGGCACAGACACATGAACTAGGGCCAGACCAGTACAGAGGTGGAAATGGACCCCTGTATGTGtcaagagggaaaacaaaccatCCGCTTCATCATGCATTCCTGGAGGCAACCCAGCAAGCTGGGTATCCCTTCACAAATGATATGAATGGCTATCAGCAAGAAGGATTTGGCTGGATGGACATGACTGTACACCAAG GTCAAAGATGGAGCACAGCTAGTGCTTACCTTCGCCCAGCCATATCACGCCCAAATTTGTCAGTTGCAGAGAAGACAATTGTAACAAAAATCTTGTTTCAAGGAACAAAATGCATTGGTGTTGAGTATGTGAAAAATGGGCAAAGGAAAAAG GCTTTTGCCAgtaaagaagttattttaagTGGAGGTGCCATAAATTCTCCACAGCTGCTTATGTTGTCTGGGATTGGCAATGCAGATGATCTAAAAAAACTGGGGATCCCTGTTGTTTGCCATCTTCCtg GAGTAGGCCAGAACCTTCAAGATCATTTAGAAGTGTACGTCCAGCAAAAGTGCACCAAACCTATTACTCTATATAACGCACAAAAGCCAGTTAACATGGTGAGGATTGGTCTAGAATGGCTTTGGAAGTTTACAG GTGAGGGAGCCACTGCCCACTTAGAATCTGGTGGTTTTATCCGAAGTGAACCAGGGGTTCCTCACCCCGACATTCAGTTCCACTTTCTCCCTTCTCAGGTGATTGATCATGGGCGGGTTGCTTCCACAATGGAAGCTTACCAG GTCCACGTGGGACCCATGAGGAGCATGAGTGTGGGCTGGCTAAAGCTGAAGAGTACAGACCCAAATGACCATCCTATCATTGAGCCTAACTACATGTCAACAG AAAGAGATATTTGGGAATTCCGCCAGTGTGTCAAGTTGACCAGAGAGATCTTTGctcagaaagcttttgaaaaatttcGCGGGCCTGAAATTCAACCAGGAAACCATGTTCAGTCTGACAAAGAAATAGATGCCTTCATAAGGCAGAAGGCTGATAGTGCTTATCATCCTTCCTGCACCTGTAAAATGGGTCAGCTTTCAGATAGCACTGCTGTAGTTGATCCCCAAACAAAAGTAATTGGCGTTGAAAACTTGAGAGTGGTAGATGCTTCAATAATGCCCAGTGTGGTCAGTGGAAATTTGAATGCCCCAACTATTATGATAGCAGAGAAAGCTGCAGATATAATTAAGGGCCTCCCATCgcttcaggagaaaaatgttcctGTATATAAGCCCAAGACCTTGGAAACACAGAGGTAA